A genomic segment from Vicinamibacterales bacterium encodes:
- a CDS encoding tetratricopeptide repeat protein, with amino-acid sequence MAPNTAITEQLERVLASDTFEKAQRLSEFLRFLVRESVEGRAGLLKEYTIALEVFERPSSFDPRVDSVVRVAARSLRVKLRDYYDTQGRADPILIDLPKGGYAPVFHHRVPAGSGASPPYVSTSTVITRRRVLVTAAIVLACTALVAVLVRFSGGTRQAEFVIAVLPFDSMSQAPDDAVFSEGLVDELTIRLANLEGVRVMARTSSRLLKAARDPLAEARKYRVDALVEGSVTRAGGVVRISAKLVGSANGYQLWSERYDRVARDSFLVQDEIALNISRALQSRVSPPTVATSRAPLNPEAIRLYWTGRYMRRQVRPDAMPRSAELFEESVKVDPKYADAWAALADTNAMLAYHQTSGSAPEDFIRRAKFASARALELDGKSAEALVAQATVELYFDRNWDAADRTFQRALRLNPSYYKTRQRYATALISRGRFDEAIQHARTAIELDPLSVGISNDLGVILYIGGRCDESIELARQALTADPSFSPAHALLGCCYSSRGRWTESIPEFQRAISMSERFSYLIGHLGHDYARSGNHAEANALLRELTDSPDQSAVSYAHVAYILSGLREHDRAIDALEKAVKRYDADVAYMGVDPALDELRAQPRFIHLLETIGLPNLRTAK; translated from the coding sequence GTGGCTCCCAACACCGCGATCACGGAACAACTCGAGCGGGTGCTGGCGTCGGACACGTTCGAGAAAGCGCAACGCCTCAGCGAGTTTCTTCGGTTCCTCGTGCGGGAATCGGTCGAAGGCCGCGCCGGACTCCTCAAGGAATACACGATCGCGCTCGAGGTCTTCGAGCGGCCTTCTTCCTTCGACCCGCGGGTCGATTCCGTCGTGCGCGTGGCTGCCCGGTCGCTTCGTGTGAAACTGCGCGACTACTACGACACCCAGGGGCGGGCCGATCCCATCCTGATCGACCTTCCCAAGGGCGGCTACGCCCCGGTGTTCCATCACAGGGTGCCGGCCGGGAGCGGGGCCAGCCCGCCGTATGTGTCCACTTCCACGGTCATCACGCGGCGGCGTGTGCTGGTGACGGCGGCGATCGTGCTGGCCTGTACGGCGCTCGTGGCCGTGCTGGTCAGGTTCTCGGGCGGAACACGTCAAGCGGAATTCGTCATTGCCGTCCTTCCCTTCGACAGCATGAGCCAGGCGCCCGACGACGCCGTGTTCTCCGAAGGCCTGGTGGACGAGTTGACGATCAGGCTGGCGAACCTGGAGGGCGTTCGCGTGATGGCGCGGACGTCGTCCCGCCTGCTGAAGGCTGCGCGTGATCCGCTGGCCGAGGCCCGAAAGTACCGCGTGGATGCGCTCGTGGAAGGCAGCGTGACCAGGGCCGGCGGCGTCGTCCGGATCTCGGCCAAACTGGTGGGTTCGGCCAACGGCTATCAACTGTGGTCAGAGCGGTACGACCGCGTGGCTCGAGACAGCTTCCTGGTGCAGGACGAGATCGCCCTCAACATCAGCCGGGCGCTTCAGTCGAGAGTCAGCCCCCCGACCGTCGCGACATCCCGAGCGCCGCTGAACCCCGAGGCAATCAGGCTGTATTGGACCGGCCGCTACATGAGGCGTCAGGTGCGCCCTGATGCGATGCCCAGAAGCGCGGAGCTATTCGAGGAGTCGGTGAAGGTCGATCCCAAGTACGCCGACGCATGGGCCGCGCTCGCGGACACGAACGCCATGTTGGCCTACCACCAGACGTCGGGGAGCGCACCCGAGGACTTCATCCGGCGGGCGAAGTTCGCTTCGGCCAGGGCCCTCGAACTCGACGGCAAGTCGGCCGAGGCGCTCGTGGCGCAAGCGACCGTTGAACTCTACTTCGACAGGAACTGGGACGCCGCCGACCGGACGTTCCAGCGTGCCCTGAGGCTGAACCCGAGCTACTACAAGACCCGCCAGCGATACGCCACGGCGCTGATTTCCAGGGGTCGTTTCGACGAGGCGATCCAGCATGCGCGAACGGCCATCGAACTCGACCCGCTGTCGGTCGGCATCAGCAACGACCTCGGCGTGATCCTGTACATTGGCGGCAGGTGCGACGAATCCATCGAACTGGCCCGGCAGGCGCTGACCGCGGACCCGAGCTTCTCTCCCGCACACGCGTTGCTCGGCTGCTGCTACTCCTCCCGAGGGAGATGGACCGAGTCGATCCCGGAGTTCCAGCGGGCCATCTCGATGTCCGAGCGGTTCTCTTACCTGATCGGCCATCTCGGGCACGACTACGCGCGTTCGGGCAACCACGCCGAGGCCAACGCGCTGCTGAGAGAACTGACGGATTCGCCGGACCAATCGGCGGTCTCCTACGCCCACGTGGCATACATCCTGTCGGGACTGCGGGAGCACGACCGGGCGATCGATGCGCTGGAAAAGGCCGTCAAGCGGTACGATGCCGACGTTGCCTACATGGGTGTCGACCCGGCGCTCGACGAACTCCGCGCCCAGCCTCGATTCATCCACCTCCTCGAGACCATCGGCCTTCCGAACCTCCGCACCGCCAAGTGA